From Anopheles darlingi chromosome 2, idAnoDarlMG_H_01, whole genome shotgun sequence, the proteins below share one genomic window:
- the LOC125959991 gene encoding glia maturation factor beta produces MTEAQICDISREAKDEISKFRFRRNATNTALILKIDREKQVVTVDELLEDVAIEELQEQLPSHQPRYIIYSYKMEHDDGRTSYPMCFIFYTPRDSQMELCMLYAKTRMALQREADLTRYYEIRELDDMTEDWLREKLR; encoded by the exons ATG ACCGAGGCCCAGATCTGTGATATCAGCCGGGAGGCAAAGGACGAAATCAGCAAATTTCGGTTCCGGCGAaacgccaccaacaccgcccTGATTC TGAAAATCGATCGCGAAAAGCAGGTAGTAACAGTGGACGAGTTGCTGGAGGATGTAGCGATCGAGGAGCTGCAGGAACAGCTACCATCCCACCAGCCTCGATACATCATTTACAGCTACAAGATGgaacacgacgacggtcggACCTCGTATCCGATGTGTTTCATCTTCTATACGCCGCGCGATAGTCAGATGGAACTGTGCATGCTGTACGCCAAGACGCGTATGGCACTGCAACGCGAGGCGGATCTAACGCGCTACTACGAAATCCGTGAGCTAGACGATATGACCGAAGATTGGCTGCGGGAAAAGCTGCGATAG
- the LOC125959499 gene encoding probable ATP-dependent DNA helicase HFM1 — MNDQIERLCETTLESLQTSGLIVANRSTILQPAASGRLMARNHLSFKTMQLLLAEMVGDETVAKMLSLIARADEFSAFKCRNNEKRLLNALNMPTSTGTTGSTGAECAGVRFRWPGRISTTDAKVYCLIQAVFGCLPIHDHSLHQEAAKMITLGARICRCVIGLLKANRDRFHVAAGSFRALYSANTLAQSFEVKLWENSPLASRQLRGIGPRLAQHLADRGKSTFRAIRSSDPRELECIVKKQPPFGNELIGLASELPEFSVELTKTTVEGEQQPEIVCMVEQRNGQYLATGTPIEFCLLVGDSNNRLLLYEAGLSTDRIPAVDGKRWTIQLPDSTVESITAHLICCEWVGLDSHHTLALVGDREIIATKQTTITSFFPNETANDTLHSMKDVSFVDPGALDTSRRNNTSVTERSYLLATSNGTCKVPLLHHGQLCRN; from the exons ATGAACGATCAGATCGAGCGATTGTGTGAGACCACGCTGGAGTCACTGCAGACGAGTGGATTGATCGTAGCGAATCGTTCGACCATCCTGCAACCCGCCGCCTCCGGTCGGCTGATGGCACGCAATCATCTTTCCTTCAAAACCATGCAACTCCTATTGGCCGAGATGGTTGGTGATGAGACGGTGGCCAAGATGTTGTCGCTGATTGCCCGAGCCGACGAGTTCAGTGCGTTTAAATGTCGCAACAACGAGAAACGGCTCCTAAATGCCCTCAACATGCCGACATCGACGGGAACGACCGGATCGACGGGAGCGGAGTGTGCTGGCGTTCGTTTCCGGTGGCCAGGGCGCATCAGCACAACCGATGCCAAGGTGTACTGCCTGATACAGGCCGTGTTCGGCTGTTTACCCATCCACGACCATAGCCTGCACCAGGAAGCGGCCAAGATGATCACTCTCGGAGCGCGCATCTGTCGGTGTGTTATCGGATTGCTGAAGGCAAATCGGGATCGTTTCCATGTGGCCGCCGGCAGCTTTCGTGCCCTCTACAGTGCCAACACGTTGGCACAAAGTTTTGAGGTGAAACTGTGGGAAAACAGTCCGCTCGCTTCTCGGCAACTACGGGGAATAGGGCCTCGGTTGGCGCAGCATCTGGCTGATCGAGGAAAGTCCACGTTTCGAGCCATTCGAAGTTCGGATCCACGAGAACTGGAATGCATCGTTAAGAAGCAGCCACCGTTCGGGAATGAACTGATCGGATTGGCCAGCGAATTGCCCGAGTTCAGCGTCGAGctgacgaagacgacggtggAAGGGGAGCAGCAGCCTGAGATTGTCTGCATGGTAGAGCAGCGGAACGGCCAATACCTTGCCACGGGGACTCCTATTGAGTTCTGTTTGCTGGTTGGAGACTCAAACAATCGATTATTACTGTACGAAGCAGGATTGTCCACCGATAGAATACCAGCGGTGGATGGAAAGCGTTGGACTATACAGCTACCGGATTCCACTGTGGAATCGATTACGGCTCATCTCATCTGTTGCGAGTGGGTTGGACTGGACAGTCATCATacgttggcgttggttggCGATCGTGAGATCATCGCAACGAAGCAAACTACCATAACCAGCTTCTTCCCGAATGAAACGGCCAATGATACGCTGCATTCCATGAAGGACGTGAGTTTCGTTGACCCAGGTGCTCTCGATACGTCGCGCCGGAACAACACATCCGTGACGGAACGCTCCTATCTACTAGCTACTTCGAATGGTACCTGTAAA GTACCTTTGTTGCATCACGGGCAACTTTGCCGGAACTAG
- the LOC125959980 gene encoding exocyst complex component 3, producing MNLDQIQQEARQAALSEVKNMFQRSNQMEKVDQYRRRIYRKNLSMDAQLKSCMQNQTDDFKIGVKKLQTALDQIKEIGDRMKSAFEMLSDVPVIYDTLESVRDENAKHSQYMTAMENLKHIFTVQSSVDKAMQWIEEDKLLHAHQCLADLENSRDDLLFELHKLPKQNAHDKITLKRYFEKVETVSVTLEKKIRLVLQRTLNTVRKEPTVIVTALRIIEREEKADAFALQQQKNTGFIAPGRPKQWRQKAFEVLNEAVIQRIEGSKLEERSDNKMWLVRDLELTRQFLLEDLRVVKSLCVPCFPPHYNIVNEYVKMYHNAMSKYLEELIQTGLEGNEYVTILAWIMNTYPGPELMQHPELQIDLSDCGPLVSEERMLEMKTAYLRTMERNYMEWMTKTLETEKADWANGVEVECADQYYHTPAPMIIYQMIDQNLQVTNTTHSDLTFNALILSIQQMTRYGHNYRGAILEYKERHFRDRSLAPFFTHHIITIVNNCQQMIEIAQQLKQQYWPKTKTQHYEEFEKLVKTYQTLRDETGLVLLEEAFLDLDGHFNELFTVKWTTSSVSVDTICVTLEDYFQDYNHLRTANFEYVIGEAQKLVAKRYIKAMLSKRLSKTRAECEVLAKKIAKEARQIKLFFEKVAPSVAKSDSPIDVIANLAGLLNCDAEMLVLDLHSLLSSYPSITEDHLVRLFHTRNDFKSSEVKEKVQDALASRKSTISHDKQDAIFKEIVFSDKLW from the exons ATGAATCTGGACCAGATACAGCAAGAGGCGCGCCAGGCGGCCCTGAGCGAGGTGAAGAACATGTTCCAACGCTCGAACCAGATGGAAAAGGTGGACCAATATCGGAGACGCATCTACCGCAAGAACCTCTCGATGGATGCTCAACTGAAATCGTGCATGCAGAACCAGACGGATGATTTTAAGATCGGTGTGAAGAAGCTGCAGACCGCGCTGGATCAGATCAAAGAGATTGGCGATCGGATGAAGAGTGCGTTCGAGATGCTGTCGGACGTGCCGGTGATCTACGACACGCTGGAGAGCGTACGAGACGAGAACGCAAAACACTCGCAGTACATGACGGCGATGGAGAATCTGAAGCACATCTTCACCGTCCAGTCGAGCGTGGACAAGGCGATGCAGTGGATCGAAGAGGATAAGCTGCTGCACGCCCACCAGTGCCTGGCGGATTTGGAGAATTCCCGCGATGATCTGCTGTTCGAGTTGCACAAGCTACCGAAGCAGAACGCTCACGATAAGATCACTCTGAAACGGTACTTTGAAAAGGTAGAAACGGTCTCGGTGACGCTGGAGAAGAAGATCCGGCTGGTGCTGCAGCGTACGCTGAACACGGTCCGCAAGGAACCGACGGTCATCGTGACGGCCCTGCGTATCATCGAGCGAGAAGAGAAGGCCGATGCATtcgcactgcagcagcagaaaaatacGGGATTTATTGCACCGGGACGACCGAAGCAATGGCGCCAGAAAGCTTTCGAGGTGCTGAATGAAGCAGTCATACAGCGGATAGAAGGCTCCAAGTTGGAGGAACGATCTGACAATAAGATGTGGCTGGTACGAGACCTGGAGTTGACGCGGCAGTTTCTTCTGGAGGATCTGCGTGTTGTAAAGTCCCTGTGCGTTCCCTGCTTCCCACCGCACTACAATATCGTGAACGAGTATGTGAAGATGTACCACAATGCCATGTCAAAATAC CTGGAAGAACTAATCCAAACCGGACTAGAAGGTAACGAGTACGTGACTATTCTGGCATGGATCATGAACACCTATCCGGGCCCAGAGCTGATGCAGCATCCGGAGCTGCAGATCGATCTGTCCGACTGTGGACCTCTGGTTAGCGAAGAACGGATGCTGGAAATGAAAACGGCCTACTTGCGCACGATGGAGCGCAACTATATGGAATGGATGACGAAAACGCTGGAAACGGAGAAGGCCGATTGGGCCAACGGGGTTGAGGTGGAGTGTGCCGATCAGTACTATCACACACCCGCACCGATGATCATCTACCAAATGATCGACCAGAACCTACaggtcaccaacaccactcaTTCCGATCTGACTTTCAACGCGCTCATCCTAAGCATACAGCAGATGACACGCTATGGTCACAACTACCGCGGTGCGATCCTGGAGTACAAGGAGCGTCACTTTCGTGATCGTAGCCTGGCACCTTTCTTCACGCATCACATCATCACGATCGTCAACAACTGTCAGCAGATGATCGAGATCGCGCAGCAGCTGAAACAACAGTACTGGCCCAAAACGAAGACCCAGCACTACGAGGAATTTGAAAAGCTGGTTAAAACCTATCAAACATTACGCGACGAAACcgggctggtgctgcttgagGAAGCTTTTCTCGATCTGGACGGACACTTCAACGAACTGTTTACGGTCAAATGGACCACGAGCTCGGTTTCAGTCGATACAATCTGTGTGACGCTGGAGGACTACTTCCAGGATTACAACCATTTGCGGACGGCCAACTTTGAGTACGTCATCGGAGAGGCACAAAAGCTGGTGGCCAAGCGGTACATCAAGGCCATGCTATCGAAGCGGCTAAGCAAGACGCGTGCCGAATGTGAGGTACTGGCTAAGAAGATCGCCAAAGAGGCACGCCAGATTAAGTTATTCTTCGAGAAGGTTGCACCGAGCGTGGCCAAAAGCGATTCTCCGATCGACGTCATTGCCAACCTGGCCGGGTTGCTGAACTGTGATGCggagatgctggtgctggatctGCACTCCCTGCTCTCTTCCTACCCATCGATCACGGAGGACCATCTGGTGCGCTTGTTCCACACGCGGAACGATTTCAAGAGCAGCGAGGTAAAGGAGAAGGTGCAAGACGCGCTGGCATCACGTAAATCGACCATCAGCCACGATAAGCAGGATGCGATCTTTAAGGAAATCGTTTTCTCGGACAAGCTTTGGTAG